CGCCGGGCACGATCGAGTGGGAGTGACGACGCCGTGACGGAGCAGACGACGAGCACGCCGGCGGACCGGGCCGCGCGCGAGCGGTGGGTGCGCAAGGCCCGCGGGGGCATCACCCGCTACCGCGTGATGGCCTGGGTGACCGGCACGCTCCTGCTGGTGCTGTGCGTGGAGATGCTGCTCAAGTACGCGTTCGACGCGCCCGACGGCGTGATGCGCTGGCTCGAGTGGATCCCGTTCGCTCACGGGTGGGTGTACGTGGTCTACCTGGTGACCGTGTTCGACCTGTGGGCGACGATGCGCTGGCGCCTGGGCCGGCTCGTCACCATGGCGCTCGCGGGCGTGGTCCCGGTGATGTCGTTCGTGCTCGAGCGCCGCGTGCACGCGCAGGCGCAGGCCCGTGTGGCCGCGCTCGCGGCGGAGCCCGACGCCGCCGCCTGACCACCCGTTCGCCGCGACGCCGCTGGTGGAACGCGGGGCGCGCGCCCCTCGTCGCTAGAGTCGACGTGCGGCCCGCACGTGCCACGGGTCCGCGGCGGGAGGTGGGCGCGGCATCGGGGGATGCGCGCCCGGGTCACCCTCTCGCGCTCGACTCCAGCCGGGCACCAGCGAAAGGGGTTCCACGTGGCGACCAGCACGGGCAAGTCGGGTGGGGTGAAGGGCCTCGGGCTCCTCACGATCATCCTGGGCATCATCTTCGTCGTGGCCGGAGCGGTCACCGTGGGCGCGGTCAGCACCAACCTCGCGGCCGAGAAGATCACCGTGGCCGACGACGCGAGCGCGTTCCAGGGCCAGCTGGTCGACACGCCGTGGGAGGCGTGGGTCCAGGCGGACATCATCAACCACCACGCGCTCGACGCCTCGGGGGGCAAGACGTACTCGGAGCTGGACCGTGAGGACCCGGTCCGGGAGACGATGATGAACGCGTCGTTCCTGCGGGCGTCGCTGTTCACGTCGATCGTCGCGTTCGGCGTGGGTCTGCTCGTCGTCGGCCTGGGCGTCTCGCTGCTGATCATCGGGCTCGCGCTGCGCCGCGTGGGCTCGCGCCTCGCCGCCGACGACGTCGCGGTCGCCGGTCCCGCGCGCGTCGCGCCCGCCGCGGCAGCGGCACCCGTCGTCGCGGCGCCGGCGAGCACGGCGCCCGCCGCACCTGCTGCCGCTCCCGCCACCGCGCCGCCCGCGGCGGCGCCCGTCGTGAGCCCGGAGCCGGTGCGCCGGGAGGACCCGCCCGCCTGACCGGGGTGGAGCGGTACGCGAGGGGCGACCGGTGATCCGGTCGCCCCTCGCGTCGTCCGTGCCCGGGATCAGCTCCGCTGCTGGGTGCGGCGGCTGCGGGCGCCCGAGACGATCGAGCCGACGAGCAGCGCCACACCGGCGCCCGCCACCAGCAGGATCGTGGCCAGGCCGACGTCGATGCGGTAGCCACCCGCCCACGCGAGCACCCCGAGGCCCAGCACCGCGAGCACCAGACCCCACACGACCGTGCCCACGCGGGGCGTGCTGCGCGGCGGGCGCGCCTCGTCGTCGGCGGTCGCGGCCGCGGGTGCCGCGGCCGGTTCCGGGGAGGGCGTCGAGCTCGGACGCTTGGTCAGGTCCGGCCCGGGGGTGACCGCCGGCCCGGGGACCTGGGTGCCGCCGTCGGCCGCCTCGAGGGCCTGGGTGCGGCCGTCGGTCGCCTCGAGGACCTGGGTGCGGTCGTCGGTCGCCTCGAGGACCTGCGTGCGGTCGTCGGTCGTGTCGAGGACCTGGGTCTGGTCGTCGCTCGTCCCGGGGGCCGGGGTCTCGAGGACCGTGGTCTCGACGGCCGCGACCTCGTCGGCCCTCGTCACCTCGCCGTCGTCGGTGCCCGGGTCGGTGGGGCGGGGGTCGTCGTGCGGTGCGGTGCTCATGCGTCCTCCCGGACGATCGTGATCTTGCCGACGCCGACCGACAGGTCGAGGTCGATCTGCGGCTGGCCTGCGCTCGAGGCCTCGTCGCTGAACGTGCGGCGGTCGACGCCCAGGCCGTCGACCTGCTCGTAGCTGTCGTCGATGTCCCACACGACGCTCCCGAGGCCGAGGCGCACGGTGGCCTCGACCGCGGCGTCCCGGGGCACGACGATCTCGAGCTGACCGGCGCCCACGGACACGGGCACGGTGAGCAGATCGTCCGAGAGCGGCACGCCGGTGAGGTCGAGCGTCGTGTCACCCGCGCCGACGCGCACGCCGTCCGCCGCGTCCGCCCGCGTGGTGACCACGACCGCGGAGTCGGAGAACCGCGTCGCGCCGTCGTGCTCCCACACCCACCCGGGCCGGGCGACGGCACCCGCGGGCAGCGCGACGAGGAGCGAGACGATCGCGAGGAAGCCGAGCGACCCGCTCGAGCGTCCGCGCAGGCCGGCGACGACGATGCCGAGTCCCGCGAGCACGGCGGTCACGCCGAGCGTCGTCAGGAGCACCGGTCCGTCGAACGCCCCGGTGCGGGACGTCGCGAGCAGCGCCGCGAGCGTCAGCAGCGCGAGCGCGACGACCACGCCGACGGACGTCGCGCCGGGACCGCGGCGCCGGGGCTTCGGCGGGCGGGGCGGCGGACCGGCCTGCGGGCGCGGCGCCGGATGACCGGCTGCGGCGGCCGGGCCGTAGGGGCCGGCGGGACTCGGTGTCCCGGCACCCACGGGGGCCGAGACGTACGGGCTCGACCGGTACGGCGAGGTCGCCGCGTACGAGCCCGGCTGGTGCGCGGCCGGCTGGGGCGGCGCGTACGAGGTCGGGGGGTAAGCCGTCCGGGCGTAGGGCGTCGGGGCGTACGGCGTCGGGCTGTACGGGGCGGGGGTGGACGGCGTGGTCGCGTAGGGCGTGCCGGGGCGCGCCGGGGCCGGGCCGGAGCCCGCGTGCGGCGGGGCGGGGTAGGGGCTCGTCGGACGAGGCGCGCCGGACGACGTGCGACCGCTGCGCGACGCGGCGCTCGCGATGCCGATCACCACGGCCACCACGAAGCCGAGCCACAGCACACCGGAGAACCCGTTGGCCACGTCCTGCGCCCAGCCGGGGCCGGGGCCCCAGAACGACCACCACAGGTCGCCGCCGCGCGCCGCACCGAGGACCGCGACGAGCGCGGCGCCGACGATCGCGACGTCGAACCGGCCCGCGACCATCTCCTCCAGGTGGATGCGCCCGTCGCGGCGCTCGGGCAGCAGCGCCCACGCGATGCCGTACGCGACCGCGCCGACCCCGCCGAGCAGGAGCGTCGCGGCGAGCAGGCCGCGCACGACGATCGGGTCGACACCCCAGCGCTCGGCGACACCCGCGCACACGCCGCCGATCCACCGGTCGTCGGAGCGCTGCACGCCCAGGCGCCGGACGGCACCGAACAGCCCGCCACCCTGCCCGCCGCCCGGACCGCCGGGTGCGCTGCCGGGCTGGTCGCCCGGGCCGGGTGCCGCAGGCCCCTGGGGCGGCACCTCGGTGCCGGGGGGCACCGCGCTCGTCGTGCTGTCGGGCGTGCTGTCGGGCGTGCCGGCCGGCTGGTCCTGCGCCGGGGTCGGCCCGGCCGCCGCCGGGTCGGGGCGCTGCTCGTCGGGAGTGGGTGGAACGTGCTGGTCCATACGACGATCGTGGCCGCTGCCCGGCACCGGCGACCATCGGGTGCCCCCCTGAGCGGACCCTGAATCGCCCGCCCCGACCCCTGGTCGTCACCCTGGTCCTGCCGCTCCGGGGGCGGCCGGCGGCCCGTGGCAGGCCCGCGACGTGTGACGATGCCCGTGTGGAAGCCCGAGCGGACAGCATGCTGCCCGCCGCGCGCCCGCGTCCGCCGTTGCGCCGTCCCGAGCGCGACCGCTGGTTCGCGGGGGTCGCGGCGGGGATCGCCGCGCACCTGGGGCTGCCCGTGGGGCCGGTCCGTCTCGCGTTCGTCCTGCTCGCACCGTTCGGCGGCGTCGGCGCGCTGCTGTACGCGTTCTGGTGGCTCGTGGTGCCGTCCGGCGACCCGTGGGACGCCGCGGCCGCGGCGCGCCCGAGCACGTTGTCCCGCCTCGCGCGTCGTCCGCAGGGCGGCGCGGGCGACGACGAGCCCGCGCGGCGCCTGCCGGTCACCGACATCGCGGTGGGCGTGCTGCTGGTCGCGGTCGCGGTGGTGCTCGTGGCGGTGCGGGCCGACCGGCTCGAGGCCGGCTGGCTGCTGCCGGTGCTGGTGCTGCTCACGGGTGTCGCGCTCGCGTGGAGCCAGCTCGACGAGGTCGCGCGCGGTCGGTGGCGCGGGCGGGCCGGCGGGCGGACGCCCGTCTCGGTGCTGCGGCTGCTCGGTGGCGTCGTCCTGGCCGGGGTGGGTGTGCTGCTGCTGGTCGGCGAGGCGACGGGGCCTGGCGTGGACGCCGCGACCCTGGTGCAGTCCGTCATCGCGTCGTTCGCGGTGCTCGCGGGTGTCGCGCTGGTGCTCGCGCCGTGGTGGCTGCGGCTGTGGCGCGAGCTCGGGGACGAGCGCGCGGCCCGCGCGCGCGAGTCGGAGCGCGCCGACATCGCGGCGCACCTGCACGACTCGGTGCTGCAGACGCTCGCGCTCATCCGGGCACGGTCCGACGACCCGGGCGAGGTCGCGCGCATGGCGCGTGCGCAGGAGCGTGAGCTGCGCGAGTGGCTGTACGACGACCGGCCCGCGCCGGGCACGTCGTTGGCCGCGGCGCTGCGCGACGTGGTCGCCGAGGTCGAGGACTCGCGCTCCGGGCCGGGTGGTGAGCCGGTGGCCGTGGACGCGGTCGTCGTGGGCGACCGCGTGCCCGACGAGGACACCGCGGCGCTGCTGCAGGCCACGCGCGAGGCGCTGGTCAACGCGGTGGTGCACGGGCGACCGCCCGTGTCGCTGTACCTCGAGGTGGGCCCGCGCGAGGTCGAGGTGTTCGTCAAGGACCGCGGCGACGGGTTCGACCCCGAGGCCATCAGCCCCGACCGGTTCGGCGTCCGGGAGTCGATCATGGGCCGCGTGCGCCGGCGTGGCGGCACGGCGACCGTGACCAGCCGCGCGGGTCAGGGCACCGAGGTGCACCTGGCGATGCCGCTGCGCGAGACCACCGCGGGGGCGCCGCAGGGCGTGACCGCGACGACGCCCGAGGAGGCGCTGTGACCGAGCATGACGTGAGCCCCGCGACCGGGGGAGCCGTGGACGTGGTGCTCGTCGACGACCACCACCTGTTCCGCACGGGCGTGCGCGCGTCGCTCGACGAGCGGGTCAACGTCGTGGGCGAGGCCGCGAGCGTCGACGAGGCCGTCGCCGCGGTGCACCTGCTGCACCCGCCGGTGGTCCTGCTCGACGTGCACCTGCCCGGAGGCGAGGGCGGCGGCGGCGCCGAGGTGATCCGCGCGTGCGCCGACGTGCCGGGCACGCGGTTCCTGGCGCTGTCGGTGTCCGACGCGGCCGAGGACGTCGTCGCGGTCATCCGGGCGGGCGCGCGCGGGTACGTGACCAAGGCGATCGACGGACCGGGCCTGAGCGACGCCGTGCGGCGCGTCGCCGACGGCGACGCGGTGTTCTCGCCGCGGCTCGCGGGCTTCGTGCTCGACGCGTTCGGCGCGGCCGCCGGTGACGTCGCGACGGGCGACGACGAGCTCGACCGGCTCTCGGCGCGCGAGCGTGAGGTCATGCGCCTCATCGCGCGCGGGTTCACGTACCGCGAGGTCGCGTCCGAGCTGTTCATCTCGATCAAGACGGTCGAGACGCACGTGTCCGCGGTGCTCCGCAAGCTCCAGCTCTCGAGCCGGCACGAGCTCACGCGGTGGGCGGCCGCACGCCGCCTCCTGTGATCTACGTTTCTGACGCCGTGTCATCTTGGCGCCTGCGGCTCCCGTAGGCTGGCGCCATGGAGCTGCTGAAGAACATCCTCGTCGTGCTGCACCTGATCGGCTGGGCCATCGTGCTGGGCGGCACCCTGACCCACCTGCGCACGCCCAAGATCGCCGTGGGTGTGCTGCACGGCGCGCTGACCGCGCTCGTCACGGGCATCCTCATCGTCGGCGTCGCCGAGATGTCCGACGACCTGCGCGACCCGGACATGGCGAAGATCGCGGTCAAGCTGACCGTCGCGCTCGTCGTGACCGCGCTCGTCGTCGTCGGCCAGCGGCGCCCCGAGAAGGTCACCACCGGCTACCTCGCGGGGATCGCCGGGCTGACCGCGGCCAACGTCGCGGTCGCGGTGCTCTGGCACTGACCGACCTCCGCACACGTGCGACGGCC
The Cellulomonas gilvus ATCC 13127 DNA segment above includes these coding regions:
- a CDS encoding PspC domain-containing protein, coding for MDQHVPPTPDEQRPDPAAAGPTPAQDQPAGTPDSTPDSTTSAVPPGTEVPPQGPAAPGPGDQPGSAPGGPGGGQGGGLFGAVRRLGVQRSDDRWIGGVCAGVAERWGVDPIVVRGLLAATLLLGGVGAVAYGIAWALLPERRDGRIHLEEMVAGRFDVAIVGAALVAVLGAARGGDLWWSFWGPGPGWAQDVANGFSGVLWLGFVVAVVIGIASAASRSGRTSSGAPRPTSPYPAPPHAGSGPAPARPGTPYATTPSTPAPYSPTPYAPTPYARTAYPPTSYAPPQPAAHQPGSYAATSPYRSSPYVSAPVGAGTPSPAGPYGPAAAAGHPAPRPQAGPPPRPPKPRRRGPGATSVGVVVALALLTLAALLATSRTGAFDGPVLLTTLGVTAVLAGLGIVVAGLRGRSSGSLGFLAIVSLLVALPAGAVARPGWVWEHDGATRFSDSAVVVTTRADAADGVRVGAGDTTLDLTGVPLSDDLLTVPVSVGAGQLEIVVPRDAAVEATVRLGLGSVVWDIDDSYEQVDGLGVDRRTFSDEASSAGQPQIDLDLSVGVGKITIVREDA
- a CDS encoding ATP-binding protein encodes the protein MLPAARPRPPLRRPERDRWFAGVAAGIAAHLGLPVGPVRLAFVLLAPFGGVGALLYAFWWLVVPSGDPWDAAAAARPSTLSRLARRPQGGAGDDEPARRLPVTDIAVGVLLVAVAVVLVAVRADRLEAGWLLPVLVLLTGVALAWSQLDEVARGRWRGRAGGRTPVSVLRLLGGVVLAGVGVLLLVGEATGPGVDAATLVQSVIASFAVLAGVALVLAPWWLRLWRELGDERAARARESERADIAAHLHDSVLQTLALIRARSDDPGEVARMARAQERELREWLYDDRPAPGTSLAAALRDVVAEVEDSRSGPGGEPVAVDAVVVGDRVPDEDTAALLQATREALVNAVVHGRPPVSLYLEVGPREVEVFVKDRGDGFDPEAISPDRFGVRESIMGRVRRRGGTATVTSRAGQGTEVHLAMPLRETTAGAPQGVTATTPEEAL
- a CDS encoding LuxR C-terminal-related transcriptional regulator, producing MTEHDVSPATGGAVDVVLVDDHHLFRTGVRASLDERVNVVGEAASVDEAVAAVHLLHPPVVLLDVHLPGGEGGGGAEVIRACADVPGTRFLALSVSDAAEDVVAVIRAGARGYVTKAIDGPGLSDAVRRVADGDAVFSPRLAGFVLDAFGAAAGDVATGDDELDRLSAREREVMRLIARGFTYREVASELFISIKTVETHVSAVLRKLQLSSRHELTRWAAARRLL
- a CDS encoding DUF3817 domain-containing protein, whose product is MTEQTTSTPADRAARERWVRKARGGITRYRVMAWVTGTLLLVLCVEMLLKYAFDAPDGVMRWLEWIPFAHGWVYVVYLVTVFDLWATMRWRLGRLVTMALAGVVPVMSFVLERRVHAQAQARVAALAAEPDAAA